The following are encoded in a window of Flavobacterium cupriresistens genomic DNA:
- a CDS encoding TonB-dependent receptor, with product MRKIILTLFLFAFHTLTFSQEKKNNISIEFKNADLKTAIESLEKTSGYKFYFDENWIKSNTFLINKTYTDTSLDEVLAGVFENTNLNYFITDKKIILTKNSIIHSTLPDNYFEPVIATSAVIAANKTVTKPLFHQQLDTKKRNTTVNGIVYIGKEKKGEELKSFTLSGIIKNEKNKKPLSNVTIKVRDKEISTTTNEQGFYKIELPFGLNYIQIESINHRKDTQPVMIYDNGSLDVSLHESINELDEVVINKNANRNVKTAVAGVSTIDVEGIKNVPLVLGERDIFRVATTLPGIKTTGEGSAGFNVRGGKDDQNLILLDNAVLYNTSHFLGFFSAVNPYTTSKVDIYKGSIPSRFGGRLSSVFDITTKNGNPEKFTGEAGLGAVTSNLSISTPVIKNKSSLIVGIRGTYSEWILKKLEDESLKNSQANFFDAIVKYNHKITANNTIESTLYYSKDRFSISSDSVYKYSNALVSLKWNHSFNAKSKADLIFTNSEYKFNIDYNNGGINSFDYGYKLNESQLILNGNYNLNKKHAFNYGISSKLYNVDPGYLNPKKPDEATLIPVNIDDEKAIESAVYFSDNFNVTEKLLITLGLRYSRYSALGPATERIYQSNSPINDDTVIGTQDYKKNEVIKTYGGFEPRIAARYLITDDFSVKASYDKTYQYIHLLTSNTTQSPTDAWKLSDAHIAPQNAQQFSLGFYKNLDDDKLELSLEGYYKKSDNLLDYKVGAELLLNKNPETQLLQGEGKAYGVELLLKKNAGKLNGWLGYTYARTFIKSDSQFIDEKVNNGHYYPTNFDKPHEVSAVLNYKFTKRYSLSTNFVYQSGRPITYPIGSYEYNGLKYTLYSDRNKFRIPDYYRLDVGFNIEGNHKIKKLSHSFWNISIYNVLGRNNPYSIFFVTTNGQIKAYKTSIFSVPIPTITYNIKF from the coding sequence ATGAGAAAAATTATACTTACCCTATTTTTATTCGCTTTTCATACATTAACATTTAGTCAGGAAAAAAAGAATAACATCTCCATTGAATTTAAAAATGCTGATCTGAAAACAGCTATTGAAAGCCTCGAAAAAACCAGCGGCTACAAGTTTTATTTTGATGAGAACTGGATAAAATCTAATACTTTTTTGATAAACAAAACCTATACAGACACTTCACTGGACGAAGTACTTGCCGGTGTTTTTGAAAACACGAATCTAAATTACTTCATCACAGATAAAAAAATAATACTGACGAAAAACAGTATCATCCACAGTACATTACCCGATAATTACTTCGAACCTGTAATTGCTACTTCAGCAGTTATTGCGGCAAACAAGACCGTAACAAAACCGCTGTTCCATCAACAACTCGATACAAAAAAACGAAATACTACTGTTAATGGGATCGTATACATAGGGAAAGAGAAAAAGGGAGAAGAACTAAAATCATTCACCTTATCAGGTATCATAAAAAACGAAAAAAACAAAAAACCGCTTTCAAATGTAACCATCAAAGTACGCGATAAAGAGATCAGTACAACAACAAACGAACAGGGATTTTACAAAATCGAACTGCCTTTTGGTCTTAACTATATCCAAATAGAATCTATCAATCATAGAAAAGATACGCAACCTGTTATGATTTATGACAATGGTAGTTTAGACGTATCCCTTCACGAAAGTATTAATGAACTGGACGAGGTTGTTATCAACAAAAATGCCAATAGAAATGTAAAAACAGCTGTAGCCGGAGTTTCTACTATAGACGTGGAAGGAATAAAAAATGTTCCTCTGGTTCTTGGAGAACGTGATATCTTTAGAGTTGCCACTACTTTACCGGGAATAAAAACTACAGGTGAAGGATCTGCAGGCTTCAACGTACGTGGAGGAAAAGACGATCAGAATTTAATTCTTTTAGACAATGCTGTTTTATACAATACCTCACATTTTCTTGGTTTTTTCTCTGCAGTAAACCCGTATACAACCAGCAAAGTTGATATTTACAAAGGGAGTATCCCTTCCCGATTTGGAGGAAGACTATCTTCCGTTTTTGATATTACCACAAAAAACGGTAATCCCGAAAAATTTACAGGTGAAGCGGGACTTGGAGCTGTGACCAGTAATCTTTCGATAAGTACTCCTGTTATAAAAAACAAGTCAAGTTTGATTGTAGGTATTAGAGGTACGTACTCTGAATGGATTCTAAAAAAATTGGAAGACGAATCGCTAAAAAACAGCCAGGCTAATTTTTTTGATGCAATCGTAAAATACAATCACAAAATAACAGCCAATAACACTATTGAATCTACCTTATACTATAGCAAAGACCGTTTTAGTATCTCTTCAGATTCTGTGTACAAATACAGCAACGCACTAGTTTCTTTAAAATGGAATCACTCCTTCAACGCTAAAAGCAAAGCCGATTTAATATTTACAAATAGTGAATACAAGTTTAACATTGACTATAACAACGGAGGAATAAATTCGTTTGATTATGGTTATAAACTAAATGAAAGTCAACTTATTTTAAATGGGAATTACAACCTAAACAAAAAACATGCTTTCAACTATGGTATTTCAAGTAAACTTTATAACGTTGACCCGGGTTATCTTAATCCGAAAAAACCGGATGAAGCAACCCTAATTCCGGTAAACATAGACGACGAAAAAGCAATAGAATCTGCGGTTTATTTTTCAGACAATTTCAATGTAACTGAAAAATTGTTAATCACTTTAGGTCTGCGATATTCAAGATATTCAGCACTGGGCCCAGCAACAGAAAGAATCTATCAAAGTAATTCTCCCATCAACGACGATACCGTCATAGGAACCCAAGATTACAAGAAAAACGAAGTCATTAAAACTTATGGCGGATTCGAACCCCGAATTGCCGCACGTTACTTAATAACAGACGATTTCTCTGTAAAAGCCAGCTATGATAAAACGTATCAATACATCCATTTATTAACCAGCAACACCACGCAATCTCCTACAGATGCCTGGAAGTTATCAGATGCACATATTGCACCTCAAAATGCACAGCAATTTTCATTAGGTTTCTACAAAAACTTAGACGATGATAAATTAGAACTTAGCTTGGAAGGATATTATAAAAAATCAGACAATCTGTTAGATTATAAAGTTGGAGCTGAATTGTTATTAAACAAAAACCCGGAAACACAGCTGCTTCAGGGAGAAGGAAAAGCATACGGAGTTGAGTTACTACTTAAAAAAAATGCAGGAAAACTTAATGGTTGGCTGGGTTATACTTATGCCCGTACTTTTATCAAATCTGACAGTCAGTTTATTGATGAGAAAGTAAACAATGGTCATTATTACCCAACAAATTTTGATAAACCACATGAAGTAAGTGCGGTATTAAACTATAAATTCACAAAAAGATATAGTTTATCTACCAATTTTGTGTACCAATCCGGAAGACCTATCACCTATCCAATTGGAAGTTACGAATACAATGGTCTTAAATATACCTTATACAGCGACAGAAACAAGTTCAGAATTCCGGACTATTACCGTTTAGATGTAGGTTTTAACATTGAGGGCAATCACAAAATTAAAAAGTTATCACATAGCTTTTGGAACATTTCTATATATAACGTCTTAGGAAGAAACAATCCTTATTCTATCTTTTTTGTGACCACTAATGGTCAGATAAAGGCCTACAAAACGTCTATATTTTCGGTGCCAATTCCAACTATAACTTACAATATCAAATTTTAG